A single window of Trueperaceae bacterium DNA harbors:
- a CDS encoding beta-galactosidase, giving the protein MTLGVCYYPDHWPRDRWREDAAAMRERGIERVRIGEFAWSLLEPDPGRYDFAWLDEAMDVFADAGLGVILGTPTPTPPKWLIDAHPDVLPVGRDGRVRGFGSRRHYCFRSRTYARETERIVGALAERYGRHEALAAWQTDNEYGCHDTTRCWCDTCRADFRTWLEARYGTVDALNEAWWTTFWSQTYRSFDEVELPGQAVTEANPSHELDYRRFASDGVVAYDALQRSAIRRHSDAPIVHNSMMIFPDYDHVDLADGLDVIAFDNYPLGQLEESPFDADTKARYLRTGHPDLVALSHDLYRGLKDVPHWVMEQQPGQVNWAPSNPLPADGAVRLWTLQGLGHGAEMVSWFRWRAAVGAQETNHAGLLRHDATPDQAFEEAGRVADDVGAPRSGTASAAARDVAAGLAAAATPRAPVAIVFDYDDLWASEIQPHTAGFTYWGQVLGYYAALRGLDLDVDLVPKKKLGVPAADGGRDLTPYAAVVAPAMQLVGDAIVAPFEAYVRQGGRLLFGPRSGARTPTGVAQAPTPGPLRPLVGGRVTRIDGLRPGVTRTLEADGATYPYGTWADLLEADADGEVRATYHDPAYRGAAAWVARRHGDGEASLLGAWLEADALRTLLRPWLEAAGVATRPLPDDVRRAGRWWLNFGDAAHTIDGVTIPALDAVEVDPG; this is encoded by the coding sequence GTGACCCTCGGCGTTTGCTACTACCCCGACCATTGGCCCCGCGACCGCTGGCGCGAGGACGCCGCCGCCATGCGCGAGCGCGGCATCGAACGCGTCCGCATCGGCGAGTTCGCCTGGAGCCTCCTCGAACCCGACCCCGGCCGCTACGACTTCGCCTGGCTCGACGAAGCGATGGACGTCTTCGCCGACGCGGGGCTCGGCGTGATCCTCGGGACCCCCACCCCCACGCCCCCGAAGTGGCTGATCGACGCGCACCCCGACGTCCTCCCCGTCGGCCGCGACGGCCGCGTCCGCGGGTTCGGTTCGCGCCGCCACTACTGCTTCCGCAGCCGCACGTACGCCCGCGAAACCGAACGCATCGTCGGCGCCCTCGCCGAACGCTACGGCCGCCACGAGGCGCTCGCCGCCTGGCAGACCGACAACGAGTACGGCTGCCACGACACCACCCGCTGCTGGTGCGACACCTGCCGCGCCGACTTCCGCACCTGGCTCGAGGCCCGCTACGGCACCGTCGACGCGCTCAACGAAGCGTGGTGGACGACGTTCTGGAGTCAGACCTACCGCAGCTTCGACGAGGTCGAACTCCCCGGCCAAGCGGTGACCGAAGCGAACCCCAGCCACGAACTGGACTACCGCCGCTTCGCCTCCGACGGCGTCGTCGCCTACGACGCGCTGCAGCGCAGCGCGATCCGCCGCCACTCCGACGCGCCGATCGTGCACAACTCCATGATGATCTTCCCCGACTACGACCACGTCGACCTCGCCGACGGGCTCGACGTCATCGCCTTCGACAACTACCCCCTCGGCCAGCTCGAGGAGTCGCCGTTCGACGCCGACACCAAGGCGCGCTACCTGCGGACCGGCCACCCCGACCTCGTCGCCCTCAGTCACGACCTCTACCGCGGGCTGAAGGACGTCCCGCACTGGGTGATGGAGCAACAGCCCGGCCAGGTGAACTGGGCCCCCTCCAACCCGCTCCCCGCCGACGGCGCCGTCCGCCTCTGGACGCTGCAGGGCCTCGGGCACGGCGCGGAGATGGTGTCGTGGTTCCGCTGGCGGGCGGCGGTCGGCGCGCAGGAAACGAACCACGCCGGCCTGCTGCGGCACGACGCGACCCCCGACCAGGCGTTCGAGGAGGCCGGCCGCGTCGCCGACGACGTCGGTGCGCCGCGCAGCGGTACGGCGAGCGCCGCCGCCCGCGACGTCGCCGCCGGCCTCGCCGCCGCCGCGACGCCGCGGGCACCGGTCGCGATCGTGTTCGATTACGACGACCTGTGGGCGTCGGAGATCCAACCGCACACCGCCGGCTTCACCTACTGGGGGCAGGTCCTCGGCTACTACGCCGCCCTGCGCGGCCTCGACCTCGACGTCGACCTGGTGCCGAAGAAGAAGCTGGGCGTGCCGGCGGCCGACGGCGGCCGCGACCTCACGCCCTACGCCGCCGTGGTCGCGCCGGCGATGCAGCTCGTGGGCGACGCCATCGTCGCCCCCTTCGAGGCGTACGTGCGGCAGGGGGGACGGCTGCTGTTCGGGCCGCGCAGCGGGGCGCGCACCCCGACCGGCGTCGCGCAGGCCCCCACCCCCGGACCGCTCCGCCCCCTCGTCGGCGGGCGCGTCACCCGCATCGACGGCCTCCGGCCCGGCGTGACCCGGACCCTCGAGGCGGACGGCGCGACGTACCCCTACGGCACCTGGGCTGACCTGCTCGAGGCGGACGCGGACGGCGAGGTGCGCGCGACGTACCACGACCCCGCCTACCGCGGGGCCGCCGCCTGGGTCGCGCGCCGGCACGGCGACGGCGAAGCGTCGCTGCTCGGCGCCTGGCTGGAGGCGGACGCCCTCCGCACCCTCCTGCGCCCCTGGCTCGAGGCGGCCGGCGTCGCCACGCGTCCCCTCCCCGACGACGTGCGTCGCGCCGGACGTTGGTGGCTGAACTTCGGCGACGCAGCCCACACGATCGACGGCGTCACGATCCCCGCGCTGGACGCCGTGGAGGTCGACCCGGGGTGA
- a CDS encoding sugar ABC transporter permease has translation MTPEPAAAPRRRPWRRRATPYLFLTPFFALFAIFWVYPIAYSFVLSFLNTRQRPWTLDWDFNWGRLVQDEYFWNALGNTMLILVVQVPIMLAFATLLAVAFSSDLLRFKGFFRFAFFAPLVLGAVPYSAVFRLIFNEQYGVLNYGLTAIGLPSVSWLYESTPALVTIMIAMTWRWTGYNAVILLSGLQSIPATLYEAAKIDGATGVQRFFLITIPMLRPVLLFTFVLSTIGTLQLFTEPWLITTTGPGNATETLVTYLYQQGFRSFNFGYASAIAYSVAIIAAIFSLLQIRLVGGREVER, from the coding sequence ATGACGCCAGAGCCCGCCGCCGCCCCCCGCCGTCGCCCCTGGCGCCGCCGCGCGACCCCCTATCTTTTCCTGACCCCCTTCTTCGCGCTCTTCGCGATCTTCTGGGTCTACCCGATCGCCTATTCGTTCGTCCTCAGTTTCCTCAACACGCGCCAGCGCCCCTGGACGCTCGACTGGGACTTCAACTGGGGTCGGCTGGTGCAGGACGAGTACTTCTGGAACGCGCTCGGCAACACGATGCTCATCCTGGTCGTGCAGGTCCCGATCATGCTGGCGTTCGCCACGCTGCTCGCGGTCGCCTTCTCGAGCGACCTGCTGAGGTTCAAGGGCTTCTTCCGCTTCGCCTTCTTCGCGCCGCTCGTGCTCGGCGCGGTGCCATACTCCGCGGTCTTCCGCCTCATCTTCAACGAGCAGTACGGCGTCCTCAACTACGGCCTCACCGCGATCGGCCTGCCGTCGGTCTCCTGGCTCTACGAAAGCACCCCCGCGCTCGTGACGATCATGATCGCCATGACGTGGCGCTGGACCGGCTACAACGCCGTCATCCTGCTCTCGGGCCTGCAGTCGATCCCCGCGACGCTGTACGAGGCCGCCAAGATCGACGGCGCGACCGGCGTGCAGCGCTTCTTCCTCATCACGATCCCGATGCTGCGCCCGGTCCTGCTCTTCACGTTCGTGCTGTCCACCATCGGCACCCTGCAGCTGTTCACGGAGCCGTGGCTCATCACCACCACCGGACCGGGCAACGCGACCGAGACGCTGGTGACGTACCTCTACCAGCAGGGCTTCCGGAGCTTCAACTTCGGCTACGCCTCCGCGATCGCCTACAGCGTCGCGATCATCGCGGCGATCTTCTCGCTGCTCCAGATCCGCCTCGTCGGCGGGCGGGAGGTCGAGCGATGA
- a CDS encoding LacI family DNA-binding transcriptional regulator, with translation MTSSRRKRTTLKEVAHRAGVSPTTASFVLNETPGAAISAATRARVLDVARALDYLPSAAARSLVTGETKTLGLVMLRADLLLVDAFVPQLLYGLNHVARRAGYTVQVEGIDAVAGDDGAPAAEDDDPYLRMIQARGLDGLVVLDPRHGDANLARRIADGTPIVTLGTVPGADPYRVVSDEAAGMRRAAEHLLHGGRRRVAHLTFSPRGRSGTDARLAGYRAALEGFGVAYDEALVEETGYSAASGADAMARLLARRPDLDAVTCGNDTVALGAMAALADAGLAVPDDVAVVGFDDLPFAAQLRPALTTVRTDPVAAGERAMETLLSLLAGETPERREIRMPTPLVVRRSCGVDPPSAGPPPT, from the coding sequence ATGACGAGCTCTCGACGCAAACGCACGACCCTGAAGGAGGTCGCCCACCGGGCCGGCGTCTCGCCGACGACCGCCTCGTTCGTCCTCAACGAGACGCCCGGCGCCGCCATCAGCGCCGCGACGCGCGCCCGCGTCCTCGACGTCGCCCGGGCGCTCGACTACCTGCCCTCCGCCGCCGCGCGCAGCCTGGTGACCGGCGAAACGAAGACGCTGGGCCTTGTGATGCTCCGCGCGGACCTGCTGTTGGTCGACGCCTTCGTGCCGCAACTCCTCTACGGCCTCAACCACGTCGCGCGGCGCGCGGGCTACACGGTGCAGGTCGAGGGCATCGACGCGGTCGCCGGCGACGACGGGGCGCCCGCCGCGGAGGACGACGACCCGTACCTGCGGATGATCCAGGCGCGCGGCCTCGACGGCCTCGTCGTCCTCGACCCCCGGCACGGCGACGCCAACCTGGCGCGACGGATCGCCGACGGGACGCCGATCGTCACCCTCGGGACGGTGCCCGGCGCCGACCCGTACCGCGTCGTCTCGGACGAGGCCGCAGGCATGCGCCGCGCCGCGGAGCACCTGCTTCACGGGGGGCGACGGCGCGTCGCGCACCTCACCTTCTCGCCGCGCGGGCGGTCGGGCACCGACGCGCGCCTCGCCGGCTACCGCGCGGCGCTCGAGGGGTTCGGGGTCGCCTACGACGAGGCGCTCGTCGAGGAGACCGGCTACAGCGCCGCCAGCGGCGCCGACGCCATGGCGCGCCTGCTGGCGCGCCGCCCCGACCTCGACGCGGTGACGTGCGGGAACGACACCGTGGCGCTGGGCGCGATGGCGGCGCTGGCCGACGCCGGCCTCGCGGTGCCGGACGACGTCGCGGTCGTCGGCTTCGACGACCTGCCCTTCGCCGCGCAGCTCCGCCCGGCCCTCACGACGGTCCGCACCGACCCCGTCGCCGCCGGGGAGCGGGCGATGGAGACGTTGCTGTCGTTGCTGGCCGGCGAGACGCCGGAACGCCGCGAGATCCGCATGCCGACCCCCCTGGTCGTGCGCCGCTCGTGCGGCGTCGATCCCCCGTCCGCCGGACCCCCGCCCACCTGA
- a CDS encoding extracellular solute-binding protein codes for MHRVALTLLALLTATAVSAQTLTAWVWDINKPALESTIESFQEMHPGVDVVVEDLGNQNVYDRGLAGCAAGGLDMPDIYLVENNEAEVFWSQFPDCFVDLTTLGADELRPAFPDFKWAELTVGDAIHAVPYDSGPTAIFYRRDLYEQAGVDPADIETWADFIDAGAQMNTAFDGNVKMGAIGKGADDEWFRMLANQAGCFYFDQAATEITITQPGCVQAMETMKNVWDASVLHPAGWSEQIQFLQNDAQASSFFGSWYSGTLIANMPEDQAGEWGVYLTPALEEGGVRASNLGGSALAIPASSDHPDLAYDFITNALADEENQLEILFEYGLTPSLLSLQGDPALEQGVEFFGGQAIWEDILGTLGDVPAVAGTQYFQEAREVMIVTVNDYLDGEYASAEAALEAAADQIAASTGLPIAD; via the coding sequence ATGCATCGAGTCGCCCTGACCCTTCTCGCCCTGCTGACCGCGACCGCCGTCAGCGCCCAAACGCTCACCGCGTGGGTGTGGGACATCAACAAGCCTGCGCTCGAGAGCACCATCGAGAGCTTCCAGGAGATGCACCCCGGCGTCGACGTCGTCGTCGAGGACCTCGGGAACCAGAACGTCTACGACCGCGGCCTCGCCGGCTGCGCCGCGGGCGGCCTCGACATGCCCGACATCTACCTCGTCGAGAACAACGAGGCGGAGGTCTTCTGGTCGCAGTTCCCCGACTGCTTCGTGGACCTCACCACCCTCGGCGCCGACGAGCTCCGGCCCGCGTTCCCCGACTTCAAGTGGGCGGAACTCACGGTCGGCGACGCGATCCACGCCGTGCCGTACGACTCCGGCCCCACCGCGATCTTCTACCGTCGCGACCTGTACGAACAGGCCGGCGTCGACCCCGCCGACATCGAGACCTGGGCCGACTTCATCGACGCCGGTGCGCAGATGAACACCGCGTTCGACGGCAACGTCAAGATGGGCGCCATCGGCAAGGGCGCCGACGACGAGTGGTTCCGCATGCTCGCCAACCAGGCCGGCTGCTTCTACTTCGACCAGGCCGCCACCGAAATCACCATCACGCAGCCCGGCTGCGTCCAGGCGATGGAGACCATGAAGAACGTCTGGGACGCCAGCGTCCTGCACCCCGCCGGCTGGTCGGAGCAGATCCAGTTCCTGCAGAACGACGCGCAGGCCAGCTCCTTCTTCGGCAGCTGGTACTCCGGCACGCTGATCGCCAACATGCCCGAGGACCAGGCCGGCGAGTGGGGCGTCTACCTCACGCCCGCGCTCGAAGAGGGCGGCGTCCGCGCCAGCAACCTCGGCGGCAGCGCGCTCGCCATCCCCGCGAGCAGCGACCACCCCGACCTCGCCTACGACTTCATCACCAACGCCCTCGCCGACGAGGAGAACCAGCTCGAGATCCTGTTCGAGTACGGCCTCACCCCGTCGCTGCTCTCGCTGCAGGGCGACCCCGCCCTCGAGCAGGGCGTCGAGTTCTTCGGGGGCCAGGCGATCTGGGAGGACATCCTCGGCACGCTCGGGGACGTCCCCGCCGTCGCCGGCACCCAGTACTTCCAGGAGGCCCGCGAGGTCATGATCGTCACGGTCAACGACTACCTCGACGGCGAGTACGCCAGCGCCGAAGCGGCGCTCGAGGCCGCCGCCGACCAGATCGCGGCCAGCACCGGTCTGCCGATCGCGGACTGA
- a CDS encoding carbohydrate ABC transporter permease codes for MKRDRLLRSLALHALLLPLALLFLAPIAWMLIAATLPNAEILAAPPTLLPGTHLAENWRDLNADLDFVRVMINSIGISIIFTSVATLIAAMTGYAFAKFRFVGRGVLFTIVIAALTIPFEVRAIPQYLLVARDMGLSNTWWAIILPWIAYPLGVFFMRQNMLSVPSDLLEAARIDGAGELRIFAQIVLPIMRPALAAVAIVLFLFQWNDYFWPLLILSQKDAYTIPVALGTLVGLTRVSWGGIMVGTAIATLPFLLLFLWLQRYFIAGITAGAVKD; via the coding sequence ATGAAGCGCGACCGCCTCCTGCGCAGCCTGGCCCTGCACGCGCTGCTGCTCCCCCTGGCGCTGTTGTTCCTCGCACCGATCGCCTGGATGCTGATCGCCGCGACGCTCCCCAACGCCGAAATCCTCGCCGCCCCCCCGACCCTGCTGCCCGGCACCCACCTCGCGGAGAACTGGCGCGACCTCAACGCCGACCTCGACTTCGTGCGCGTCATGATCAACTCGATCGGCATCTCGATCATCTTCACCAGCGTCGCGACGTTGATCGCCGCGATGACCGGGTACGCCTTCGCGAAGTTCCGCTTCGTCGGGCGCGGCGTACTGTTCACGATCGTGATCGCCGCCCTGACCATCCCCTTCGAGGTCCGCGCGATCCCCCAGTACCTCCTCGTCGCGCGCGACATGGGGCTCTCCAACACCTGGTGGGCGATCATCCTGCCGTGGATCGCCTACCCGCTCGGCGTGTTCTTCATGCGCCAGAACATGCTCTCGGTCCCCAGCGACCTGCTCGAGGCGGCGCGCATCGACGGCGCCGGCGAACTGCGCATCTTCGCGCAGATCGTGCTGCCGATCATGCGGCCCGCCCTCGCCGCCGTCGCGATCGTGCTGTTCTTGTTCCAGTGGAACGACTACTTCTGGCCGCTGTTGATCCTCTCGCAGAAGGACGCCTACACCATTCCCGTCGCCCTCGGCACCCTCGTCGGCCTGACCCGCGTCTCGTGGGGCGGCATCATGGTCGGCACCGCCATCGCCACGCTGCCCTTCCTGCTGTTGTTCCTCTGGCTGCAGCGCTACTTCATCGCCGGCATCACCGCGGGAGCGGTGAAGGACTGA